The Agrobacterium cucumeris genome has a segment encoding these proteins:
- a CDS encoding ABC transporter substrate-binding protein gives MSDRITNWTRSDDAAVEQAIRRGATRRELLHMMLAGGVALSAGSAILGRASQSLAATPVSGGTLKAAGWSSSTADTLDPAKASLSTDYVRCCALYNRLSFLDASGTPQMELAESIESKDAKTWTVKLRSGVTFHDGKALTADDVVYSLKRHLDPAVGSKVAKIAAQMTGFKALDKSTVEITLASANADLPTILAMHHFMIVADGATDFSKGTGTGAFKLETFEPGVRSIMSKNSNYWKSGGPHVDSFEFFAISDDNARVNALLSGDIQLAAAINPRALRLLDKQEGVVLSKGTSGNYTNLNMRLDQAPGNKADFIAGMKSIVNREQIVKAALRGLGEVGNDQPVPPMSPYHNPDLKPKAFDPEKAKFHFEKAGLLGQSIPVITSDAANSAIDMAMIIQASAAEIGLKLDVQRVPADGYWSNYWLKAPIHFGNINPRPTPDILFSLLYASDAPWNESQYKSEKFDKLMLEARGLLDMEKRKQIYFEMQTMIADEAGTIIPAYLTNVDAISSKLKGLEANPLGGMMGYAFAEYVWLEA, from the coding sequence ATGAGTGACAGGATTACAAACTGGACCCGCTCCGACGATGCCGCCGTTGAACAGGCGATCCGTCGCGGCGCGACGCGGCGTGAGCTGCTTCACATGATGCTGGCCGGCGGCGTCGCCCTTTCTGCCGGCTCGGCCATTCTCGGCCGCGCCTCGCAGTCGCTCGCGGCCACTCCGGTTTCCGGCGGCACGCTGAAGGCGGCCGGCTGGTCCTCCTCCACAGCCGATACGCTCGACCCCGCGAAAGCCTCGCTTTCCACGGACTACGTCCGTTGCTGCGCGCTTTATAACCGGCTGAGCTTCCTCGATGCTTCCGGCACGCCGCAGATGGAGCTGGCCGAATCCATCGAATCCAAGGACGCCAAGACCTGGACGGTCAAACTGCGTTCCGGCGTCACCTTCCACGACGGCAAGGCGCTGACGGCCGATGACGTGGTCTATTCGCTGAAGCGCCATCTCGATCCGGCTGTCGGCTCCAAGGTCGCCAAGATCGCCGCCCAGATGACCGGCTTCAAGGCGCTCGACAAGAGCACGGTCGAGATCACGCTTGCCAGCGCCAATGCCGACCTGCCGACAATCCTTGCGATGCACCACTTCATGATCGTCGCCGACGGCGCGACCGACTTCTCCAAGGGCACCGGCACCGGCGCCTTCAAGCTTGAAACATTCGAGCCGGGTGTGCGCTCGATCATGTCCAAGAACAGTAATTACTGGAAATCCGGCGGCCCGCACGTCGACAGCTTCGAGTTCTTCGCGATCTCGGACGACAATGCACGCGTCAATGCGCTTCTCTCCGGCGACATCCAGCTCGCGGCCGCCATCAATCCGCGCGCGCTTCGCCTGCTCGACAAGCAGGAAGGTGTCGTCCTGTCGAAGGGAACTTCCGGCAACTACACCAATCTCAACATGCGCCTCGATCAGGCTCCGGGCAACAAGGCCGATTTCATTGCCGGCATGAAGTCGATCGTCAACCGTGAGCAGATCGTCAAGGCGGCCTTGCGCGGTCTTGGCGAAGTCGGCAACGACCAGCCGGTTCCGCCCATGAGCCCCTATCATAATCCGGACCTGAAGCCGAAGGCCTTCGATCCCGAGAAGGCCAAGTTCCACTTCGAGAAAGCCGGCCTCCTCGGCCAGTCCATCCCGGTCATCACCTCGGATGCGGCAAATTCGGCCATCGACATGGCAATGATCATCCAGGCCTCCGCTGCCGAAATCGGCCTCAAGCTGGATGTGCAGCGTGTTCCCGCCGACGGCTACTGGAGCAATTACTGGCTGAAAGCGCCGATCCATTTCGGCAATATCAACCCGCGCCCGACACCGGACATCCTGTTCTCGCTGCTTTATGCGTCCGACGCTCCCTGGAACGAGAGCCAGTACAAGTCGGAGAAGTTCGACAAGCTGATGCTCGAGGCGCGCGGCCTGCTCGATATGGAGAAGCGCAAGCAGATCTACTTCGAGATGCAGACGATGATCGCCGACGAAGCCGGCACCATCATTCCCGCCTATCTTACCAACGTGGACGCCATCAGTTCCAAGCTGAAGGGCCTGGAAGCCAATCCGCTCGGCGGCATGATGGGTTACGCCTTTGCGGAATACGTCTGGCTAGAAGCCTGA
- a CDS encoding ABC transporter ATP-binding protein, whose translation MSNLVEIRGLKVEATTDSGRRIDIIKGIDIDIAEGEIVALIGESGSGKTTIALTLMGYARPGCRISGGSVTVAGRDMVQLSEAERARVRGTKISYVPQSAAAAFNPAQKIIDQVIEVTRIHHLMPPQEARKKAVELFKALSLPNPETIGERYPHQVSGGQLQRLSAAMALIGNPQLVIFDEPTTALDVTTQIEVLRAFKSAMRKGGIGGVYVSHDLAVVAQIADRIVVLKGGEVQETGTTKDILENAQHPYTRELLTAFNDKVRVVTPPKQSEATPLLDIDQLIAGYGTKGDDRMPLVRAVDSVSLAVYPGRNLGIIGESGCGKSTLARAIAGILPAASGHVVFEGHELNADARRRTSDQLRRMQIVFQYADTALNPAKPIEDILGRPLTFYHGMKGKARDARIDELLDMVKLPRSVRHRHPSGLSGGQKQRVNFARALAAEPSLIICDEITSALDTVVAAAIIDLLGELQRELNLSYIFISHDLSVVETICDEIVVMYGGQKVEHLETEAIKSPTHPYSKLLFSSVPKLDPTWLDNLEQDAELVRAFSKR comes from the coding sequence ATGAGCAATCTCGTTGAAATCCGTGGACTGAAGGTCGAGGCCACCACCGATTCCGGCCGCCGCATCGATATCATCAAGGGTATCGACATCGATATCGCCGAGGGCGAAATCGTCGCGCTGATCGGCGAAAGCGGTTCCGGCAAGACTACCATCGCGCTGACCCTGATGGGGTACGCGCGGCCGGGATGCCGCATTTCCGGTGGCAGCGTCACGGTGGCAGGCCGGGACATGGTGCAGCTTTCCGAAGCCGAGCGCGCCAGGGTGCGCGGCACGAAAATATCCTATGTGCCCCAGAGTGCGGCCGCCGCATTCAACCCGGCGCAGAAAATCATCGATCAGGTCATCGAAGTCACCCGCATACACCACCTTATGCCGCCTCAGGAGGCGCGTAAAAAAGCGGTCGAGCTTTTCAAGGCATTGTCACTGCCCAATCCGGAAACCATCGGCGAGCGTTACCCGCATCAGGTGTCCGGTGGCCAGCTGCAGCGCCTCTCGGCCGCCATGGCGCTGATCGGCAATCCTCAACTGGTGATTTTCGACGAACCGACGACCGCACTTGATGTGACGACCCAGATCGAGGTTCTGCGTGCCTTCAAATCGGCGATGCGCAAGGGCGGCATTGGCGGCGTCTATGTTTCGCACGACCTTGCCGTCGTCGCCCAGATTGCCGACCGGATTGTGGTGCTGAAAGGCGGCGAGGTTCAGGAAACCGGCACGACCAAGGATATTCTGGAGAACGCCCAACACCCCTATACCCGCGAATTGTTGACCGCCTTTAACGACAAGGTGCGCGTCGTGACACCGCCCAAACAAAGTGAGGCGACACCGCTCCTCGATATCGACCAGCTGATCGCCGGTTATGGCACGAAAGGCGATGACCGCATGCCGCTGGTGCGTGCGGTGGATTCCGTCAGCCTTGCGGTCTATCCCGGCCGCAATCTTGGCATCATCGGCGAATCCGGCTGCGGAAAATCGACACTGGCGCGTGCCATTGCCGGCATCCTGCCGGCCGCAAGCGGCCACGTCGTCTTCGAGGGCCATGAACTCAACGCCGATGCCCGGCGTCGAACCAGCGACCAGCTTCGCCGCATGCAGATCGTGTTCCAATATGCCGATACCGCGCTCAATCCGGCAAAACCCATCGAAGATATTCTCGGCCGGCCGCTGACTTTTTATCACGGCATGAAAGGCAAGGCCCGCGATGCGCGGATCGATGAGCTGCTCGATATGGTGAAGCTGCCGCGCTCGGTCCGTCACCGCCATCCCTCCGGCCTTTCCGGCGGGCAGAAGCAGCGTGTCAATTTCGCCCGTGCGCTTGCGGCCGAACCATCGCTCATCATCTGCGATGAAATCACCTCGGCGCTGGATACGGTCGTCGCAGCCGCGATCATTGATCTGCTCGGAGAATTGCAGCGGGAACTGAACCTCTCCTACATCTTCATCAGCCACGATCTTTCGGTGGTTGAGACAATCTGCGACGAAATCGTCGTTATGTATGGCGGCCAGAAAGTGGAGCATCTGGAAACGGAGGCGATCAAATCGCCCACCCATCCCTATTCGAAGCTGCTGTTTTCCTCGGTGCCGAAACTCGATCCGACATGGCTCGACAATCTTGAGCAGGATGCGGAGCTGGTGCGGGCGTTTTCCAAACGGTGA
- a CDS encoding ABC transporter permease yields MADHIKTYQGTARLGYKINAVGVFGFLVIFLWAMVAIFAPYLIPHPVGEIVDLDYFGPMTSDLWLGSDYLGRDVFSRILMGARFTVGISLAAVTIACTCGVVLGMCAAVIGGWFDAALSRFLDAVNSIPSKLFGLVVVAAVGSSIPVLIVTLSVIYTPGAYRFARALAVNVNTMDFVTVARVRGESLLYLISSEILPNIIRPVLADLGVRFVFIVLLLSGLSFLGLGLQPPNADWGALVRENIGGLPFAAPAVIFPSLAIASLTISVNLLIDNLPQKIRDRSE; encoded by the coding sequence ATGGCCGATCATATCAAGACATATCAGGGGACCGCGCGTTTGGGTTACAAGATCAACGCAGTCGGCGTTTTCGGCTTTCTCGTCATTTTCCTCTGGGCCATGGTTGCGATCTTCGCGCCCTATCTCATTCCCCATCCGGTGGGTGAAATCGTCGATCTCGATTATTTCGGGCCGATGACGTCAGATCTCTGGCTCGGTTCCGATTATCTCGGTCGCGACGTATTCTCCCGTATCCTCATGGGCGCGCGTTTCACGGTCGGCATTTCGCTGGCGGCCGTCACCATTGCCTGCACCTGCGGCGTCGTGCTCGGCATGTGCGCCGCCGTCATCGGCGGCTGGTTCGATGCAGCACTCAGCCGTTTCCTCGACGCGGTGAATTCCATTCCGAGCAAGCTGTTCGGCCTCGTGGTCGTGGCGGCCGTCGGCTCGTCCATTCCGGTGCTCATCGTCACGCTGTCGGTCATCTATACGCCCGGCGCCTATCGCTTCGCGCGGGCGCTGGCCGTCAATGTCAACACCATGGATTTCGTCACCGTCGCGCGGGTGCGCGGCGAAAGCCTGCTTTATCTCATCAGTTCCGAAATCCTGCCCAACATCATCCGGCCCGTACTTGCCGATCTCGGCGTGCGTTTCGTCTTCATCGTGCTGCTTCTGTCCGGCCTGTCCTTCCTCGGTCTCGGCCTGCAGCCGCCAAACGCCGACTGGGGCGCGCTGGTGCGTGAAAACATCGGCGGCCTGCCCTTTGCCGCACCGGCCGTCATCTTCCCGTCGCTGGCGATTGCCAGCCTGACGATCAGCGTCAACCTGCTGATCGACAATCTGCCGCAGAAAATCCGCGACAGGAGCGAATAA
- a CDS encoding aspartate aminotransferase family protein: MLSNSLIELDRAHLVHPVSSFRGHEKLGVRVLTSAKGATVTDMTGHQLIDGFAGLWCVNAGYGHDSIVEAAAKQMRELPYATAYFDIGSEPAIRLASELADRAPGDLNHVYFTLGGSDAVDSTIRFIRYYWHAKGEPQRDQFISIEQGYHGSTTAGSGLTALPAFHAGFGVPYDWQHKIPSHYAYRNPVGNDPAAIIASSLQILKDKIEAIGPDRVAAFYAEPIQGSGGVLVPPPGWIKAMRDLCRSYGILFVADEVITGFGRTGPLFACADEDIVPDFITAAKGLTSGYVPMGAVFMADHVYDTIADFAGEAAVGHGYTYSAHPVSAAVGLEVLKLYEGGLLENGRRAGHRLMAGLEGLRSHPLVGDVRGRGMLAAIELVTDKEKKTPLPAAATPARKVFDRAWENGLIVRAFANGILGYAPPLCCTDGEIDAIIERTLKTLDQTLEDPAVRAAMA; this comes from the coding sequence ATGTTAAGCAATTCCCTGATCGAACTGGACCGCGCCCATCTGGTGCACCCCGTCTCTTCCTTCCGCGGCCATGAAAAGCTTGGCGTGCGGGTGCTGACATCGGCGAAAGGCGCCACCGTCACCGATATGACCGGCCACCAGCTGATCGACGGTTTTGCCGGTCTCTGGTGTGTCAACGCCGGTTACGGTCATGACAGCATCGTTGAGGCGGCGGCAAAACAGATGCGGGAACTGCCCTACGCCACCGCCTATTTCGACATTGGCAGCGAACCGGCCATCCGGCTCGCTTCCGAGCTTGCCGACCGGGCTCCCGGCGATCTCAACCACGTTTATTTCACGCTTGGCGGTTCCGATGCGGTGGACAGCACCATTCGCTTCATCCGTTATTACTGGCATGCAAAGGGTGAGCCGCAGCGCGACCAGTTCATCTCCATCGAACAGGGTTATCACGGTTCCACCACGGCCGGTTCGGGCCTCACCGCCCTGCCCGCCTTCCATGCCGGTTTTGGCGTGCCTTACGACTGGCAGCATAAAATCCCGTCGCATTATGCCTACCGTAACCCGGTTGGAAACGACCCGGCCGCCATCATCGCCTCCTCGCTGCAAATCCTGAAAGACAAGATCGAAGCCATAGGCCCGGACCGGGTCGCGGCGTTTTATGCCGAACCGATCCAGGGCTCGGGCGGCGTTCTCGTGCCGCCGCCGGGCTGGATCAAGGCGATGCGCGACCTCTGCCGCTCCTATGGCATCCTTTTCGTCGCCGACGAAGTAATTACCGGCTTTGGCCGCACCGGCCCGCTATTTGCCTGCGCCGACGAGGACATCGTGCCGGACTTCATCACCGCCGCAAAGGGCCTGACGTCAGGCTATGTGCCGATGGGCGCCGTCTTCATGGCCGATCATGTTTATGATACAATTGCCGACTTCGCAGGCGAAGCGGCCGTGGGGCATGGATACACCTATTCCGCCCACCCCGTCAGTGCCGCCGTTGGTCTGGAAGTGCTGAAGCTTTACGAAGGCGGACTGCTGGAGAATGGCCGCCGCGCCGGTCATCGACTGATGGCAGGACTGGAGGGCTTGAGAAGCCACCCGCTGGTGGGCGATGTCCGCGGCCGCGGCATGCTTGCGGCGATCGAGCTTGTGACCGACAAGGAAAAGAAAACGCCGCTTCCGGCAGCCGCCACGCCGGCCCGCAAGGTCTTCGACCGCGCATGGGAAAACGGCCTCATCGTCAGGGCCTTTGCGAATGGCATCCTCGGTTATGCACCGCCGCTCTGCTGCACCGATGGCGAAATCGACGCCATCATCGAGCGGACGCTGAAAACCCTCGACCAGACGCTAGAGGACCCGGCCGTGCGGGCGGCAATGGCCTGA
- a CDS encoding ABC transporter substrate-binding protein, with protein sequence MTFTSRFAKATFGVFLSIAGFVPAFATDVFDLSPDQPGRIRVEKDPGAIAALPKDFKFVTPGKLTVAVSPGGPPLATYATDAKTVVGADPDYALAVADSLGLELELVAVAWADWPLGLASGKYDAVISNVGVTEQRKEKFDFSTYRQGLHGFFVKSDSGITSITEPKDAAGLRIIVGAGTNQERILLKWSDENVAAGLKPIELQYYDDEATRLVALSAGRADVIVQPHAQLVFIAARDKTIKRVGTLSAGWPERSDVAITTRKGSGLADALTLATNDLIKNGAYAKILDRWQLAEEALPESRTNPPGLPKS encoded by the coding sequence ATGACCTTCACCTCTCGTTTCGCCAAGGCCACGTTCGGCGTCTTTCTTTCCATCGCCGGTTTCGTCCCGGCCTTCGCAACCGATGTCTTCGATCTGTCACCGGATCAGCCCGGCCGTATCAGGGTTGAAAAAGACCCCGGCGCCATCGCCGCCCTTCCGAAAGATTTCAAATTCGTCACGCCGGGCAAACTCACCGTCGCCGTTTCTCCCGGTGGACCGCCATTGGCCACCTACGCGACGGATGCGAAGACCGTCGTGGGCGCAGACCCGGACTACGCGCTCGCCGTGGCCGACAGCCTCGGTCTCGAGCTGGAACTGGTGGCCGTGGCCTGGGCCGACTGGCCGCTCGGCCTTGCCTCGGGCAAATATGATGCCGTCATCTCCAATGTCGGCGTGACCGAACAGCGCAAGGAAAAGTTCGATTTCTCCACCTACCGCCAGGGCCTGCACGGCTTTTTCGTCAAATCCGACAGCGGCATAACCTCCATCACTGAGCCGAAGGATGCCGCCGGTCTGAGGATCATCGTTGGTGCCGGCACCAATCAGGAGCGTATTCTGCTGAAATGGAGCGACGAGAATGTCGCTGCCGGTTTGAAGCCGATCGAGCTGCAATATTACGATGACGAAGCCACCCGGCTCGTCGCGCTTTCAGCCGGCCGGGCGGATGTGATCGTCCAGCCGCATGCGCAGCTGGTTTTCATCGCCGCGCGCGACAAGACCATCAAGCGGGTGGGAACGCTCTCCGCCGGCTGGCCGGAGCGCTCCGATGTCGCCATCACCACCCGCAAGGGTTCTGGACTGGCCGACGCGTTGACGCTTGCCACCAATGATCTGATCAAAAATGGTGCTTACGCAAAAATTCTCGATCGCTGGCAGCTAGCGGAAGAAGCCCTGCCGGAATCGCGCACCAATCCCCCCGGTCTGCCAAAAAGCTGA
- a CDS encoding ABC transporter permease: MNSRILSLVARRLVVMLTTLLIVSFIVFSATSLLPGDTATILLGQAATPEAVAGLRTAMHLDDPALLRFVRWLFGLLHGELGTSYANNMAIADLIGPRFVNSMKLAGITTLIAVPLALTLGISSAMLRGTLYDRIVTVLTIGVISVPEFMIATLAVLLFAVYLKWLPALSLVSEVHTLFDVLRVYAMPVITLTFVVSAQMIRMSRAAVIETLDTPYVEMALLKGAPRMRIVLRHALPNALGPIVNAVALSLSYLVGGVIIVETIFNYPGIAKLMVDGVATRDLPLIQTCAMIFCVGYLLLITTADIIAIMSNPRLR; the protein is encoded by the coding sequence ATGAACAGCCGGATATTGTCCCTTGTCGCCCGGCGGCTGGTCGTCATGCTGACGACGCTGCTGATCGTGTCATTTATCGTCTTTTCCGCCACCAGCCTGCTGCCCGGCGATACGGCGACGATCCTTCTCGGTCAGGCGGCAACGCCGGAGGCCGTGGCCGGCCTGCGCACCGCCATGCATCTCGATGATCCCGCCCTGCTGCGCTTCGTTCGCTGGCTTTTCGGCCTGCTGCATGGCGAACTCGGCACCTCCTATGCCAACAACATGGCGATTGCCGATCTCATCGGCCCGCGCTTCGTCAACTCCATGAAGCTGGCCGGCATCACCACGCTCATCGCCGTGCCACTGGCGCTCACACTCGGCATCAGCTCCGCCATGCTGCGTGGAACGCTTTATGACCGCATCGTCACGGTGCTGACCATCGGCGTCATTTCCGTGCCGGAATTCATGATCGCCACGCTCGCCGTCCTGCTTTTCGCGGTTTATCTGAAATGGCTGCCGGCGCTGTCGCTGGTCAGCGAGGTTCACACGCTGTTTGATGTACTGCGCGTTTACGCCATGCCGGTCATCACGTTGACCTTCGTCGTCTCGGCCCAGATGATCCGCATGAGCCGCGCCGCGGTGATAGAGACGCTGGATACGCCCTATGTCGAAATGGCGCTGCTGAAGGGCGCGCCGCGCATGCGCATCGTGCTGCGTCACGCGCTTCCCAATGCACTCGGCCCCATCGTCAATGCAGTGGCGCTGTCGCTTTCGTACCTTGTCGGTGGCGTCATCATCGTCGAGACGATCTTCAACTATCCCGGTATCGCCAAGCTGATGGTCGATGGCGTGGCCACCCGCGATCTGCCTCTGATCCAGACCTGCGCGATGATCTTCTGCGTCGGTTATCTCCTGCTCATCACGACGGCTGACATCATCGCCATCATGTCCAATCCGAGGCTGCGCTGA
- a CDS encoding NAD(P)/FAD-dependent oxidoreductase: MPAPLQQITTSPELPKTADAVIIGGGIVGVFAAYYLARRGLKVALVEKGLVGAEQSSRNWGWCRQQNRDARELPISTQSLALWEQFASESGEDTGFRRCGLFYLSDNEAELAGWARWRDFAITAGVTTHMLSADEASERGHATGKRWKGGVFSPTDGTADPSMAAPAVARAIIKLGGTVHQNCAARGLETEGGRVSAVVTEKGTIRTKTAIMSGGAWASSFCRQLGIRFPQASVRSSILSVTPGAEGLPDALHTAVVSATKRSDGGYTLAISGLGRIDPTAQQMRFAREFVPMFLKRWRSLRAGGLEGIRGGHETLKRWRLDAPTPMERVRILDPKPNAAAIRETHKRALDLLPALRNTQISAAWAGFIDSTPDGVPAIGETSELPGFILAAGFSGHGFGIGPGAGHLIADIVTGSNPIVDPIPYHPSRFLGSSWGKVADF; encoded by the coding sequence ATGCCCGCCCCGCTGCAACAGATCACGACATCGCCGGAGCTGCCGAAAACAGCGGACGCCGTCATTATCGGCGGTGGCATCGTTGGGGTGTTCGCGGCCTATTACCTCGCCCGGCGCGGCCTGAAAGTGGCTCTGGTGGAAAAAGGCCTTGTTGGCGCGGAGCAATCCAGCCGCAACTGGGGCTGGTGCCGGCAGCAGAACCGCGATGCGCGTGAATTGCCGATTTCGACCCAGAGCCTTGCATTGTGGGAGCAATTTGCCAGTGAAAGCGGCGAAGACACCGGCTTTCGCCGTTGCGGATTGTTTTACCTCAGCGACAACGAGGCGGAACTTGCCGGCTGGGCGCGCTGGCGCGACTTTGCCATCACCGCCGGTGTGACGACGCATATGCTGAGCGCCGATGAGGCAAGTGAGCGCGGCCACGCCACCGGCAAACGCTGGAAGGGCGGCGTCTTCTCACCCACCGACGGCACGGCCGATCCTTCCATGGCGGCACCCGCCGTGGCGCGCGCCATCATCAAACTCGGCGGCACGGTGCATCAGAATTGCGCTGCGCGCGGGCTTGAGACCGAGGGCGGCCGGGTCAGCGCCGTCGTCACCGAAAAAGGCACGATCCGTACCAAAACCGCCATCATGTCCGGCGGGGCCTGGGCGTCTTCCTTCTGCCGCCAGCTGGGCATTCGTTTCCCGCAGGCCTCCGTCCGCTCCTCCATCCTGTCGGTCACGCCAGGTGCGGAAGGCCTGCCGGATGCGCTGCACACCGCCGTCGTCTCGGCAACGAAGCGAAGCGACGGCGGTTATACCCTCGCCATCAGCGGCCTTGGCCGTATCGACCCGACTGCGCAGCAGATGCGGTTCGCGCGTGAATTCGTGCCGATGTTCCTCAAGCGCTGGCGCAGCCTGCGGGCGGGTGGGCTGGAAGGCATTCGCGGCGGCCACGAGACGTTGAAGCGCTGGCGGCTGGATGCGCCGACGCCGATGGAGCGGGTTCGCATTCTCGATCCAAAACCCAATGCCGCCGCCATCCGCGAGACCCATAAACGGGCGCTGGACCTTCTGCCCGCGCTTCGCAACACCCAGATTTCCGCGGCCTGGGCCGGTTTCATCGACAGTACGCCGGATGGCGTTCCGGCCATTGGCGAAACCAGCGAATTACCCGGTTTCATCCTCGCCGCCGGCTTCAGCGGCCATGGTTTCGGCATCGGACCGGGGGCCGGTCATCTGATCGCCGATATCGTCACGGGTTCCAACCCGATCGTCGATCCCATTCCTTATCACCCCAGCCGTTTCCTTGGTTCGTCATGGGGCAAGGTTGCGGATTTCTGA
- a CDS encoding HAD-IA family hydrolase, which produces MPKKLSDFKYMSFDVVGTLIDFEGGLKSTLTQIGAENGVEVDGEKALGLYRAARYSDATNLFPDDLVRVYLIIAPQLGLPAERALGERLRDAAKNWKGFEDSRAAMAQLAKTHRLIAMTNAQRWAFEHFSKELGNPFHAAFTADDTRTEKPDPAFFEKVFAFVESEGASKDDILHVAQSQYHDIGISRKLGMTNCWIERRHDQKGYGGTIEPENFTEPDYHFTSMAGLAEAARQAGG; this is translated from the coding sequence TTGCCCAAAAAATTGAGCGACTTCAAATATATGAGCTTCGATGTGGTGGGAACTCTCATCGATTTCGAAGGGGGTCTGAAATCGACCCTGACGCAGATCGGTGCTGAGAATGGCGTCGAAGTCGATGGTGAAAAGGCGCTCGGCCTTTACCGCGCGGCCCGTTATTCAGACGCGACAAACCTGTTTCCGGACGATCTCGTCCGCGTATATCTCATCATCGCTCCGCAACTTGGCTTGCCGGCAGAACGTGCTCTTGGCGAACGCCTGCGCGACGCCGCCAAGAACTGGAAGGGGTTCGAAGACAGCCGTGCCGCGATGGCGCAGCTTGCAAAGACACACCGCCTCATCGCTATGACAAACGCCCAGCGCTGGGCCTTCGAACATTTCTCGAAAGAACTCGGCAATCCCTTCCATGCCGCTTTCACGGCGGATGATACCCGCACCGAAAAGCCGGACCCGGCCTTTTTCGAGAAGGTCTTCGCGTTTGTTGAGAGCGAGGGCGCCTCGAAGGACGACATCCTGCATGTCGCGCAAAGCCAGTACCACGATATCGGCATTTCCCGGAAGCTGGGCATGACCAATTGCTGGATTGAGCGCCGCCATGACCAGAAGGGATATGGCGGTACGATCGAGCCGGAAAACTTTACCGAGCCGGATTATCACTTCACCTCGATGGCCGGCCTTGCCGAAGCCGCGAGGCAGGCGGGCGGCTGA
- a CDS encoding Lrp/AsnC family transcriptional regulator, whose protein sequence is MKLDRIDIKILYELQKNGRITNVELAELVNLSPSPCLMRVKKLQSEGYIEGYSAQININKLGQTLTVFTEITLKNHRQIDFARFLGVVEKIDQVVECHLVSGGYDYLLKFVTSGIVEYQSIMERLTDMDVGIDKYFSFVVLKSPITKSHMPLTSLFPL, encoded by the coding sequence ATGAAACTTGACCGGATCGATATCAAGATCCTCTACGAACTGCAGAAAAACGGTCGCATCACCAATGTGGAACTGGCGGAGCTTGTCAATCTTTCGCCCAGCCCCTGCCTGATGCGGGTCAAGAAACTTCAGTCCGAAGGTTACATTGAAGGTTATTCGGCGCAGATCAACATCAACAAGCTCGGCCAGACACTGACTGTCTTTACCGAAATCACGCTCAAGAACCACCGGCAGATCGATTTCGCCCGCTTCCTCGGTGTCGTCGAGAAGATCGACCAGGTGGTGGAATGCCACCTCGTTTCCGGCGGTTACGACTACCTGCTGAAATTCGTCACATCAGGCATCGTAGAATATCAGTCGATCATGGAGCGGCTGACGGATATGGATGTCGGCATCGACAAATATTTCAGCTTCGTGGTGCTGAAATCGCCGATCACCAAATCGCACATGCCGCTGACCAGCCTGTTTCCGCTTTGA